TGTTGAACCCGCCGAAGAAGATCCTCAAGCAACTACAGCGGATCCAGCGCGCCTTCCTCTGGGAGGGGGGCAAAGAAGCCAATGGTGGCAGCTGCCACGTGAACTGGGATCGTGTTTGCCGACCAACCTCGCACGGTGGCCTGGGCGTGCCCGACATGGAGCGAACCGGCCTCGCCCTTCGCATGCGCTGGCAGTGGCTCTCTCGCACGGACGACCAGCGTGCATGGCACGGCCTCGACCTGCACTTCCCGGCAGCAGAGCGCGCGGTCTTCTTCGCGTCAACTTCGATGGCCATCGGGAACGGGCGGACAGCCTTATTCTGGGAGGaccggtggattggggggcgcgcCGTCAGCGAGCTTGCGCCGCAGCTGTACGATTGCGTCCCCATGCGACGACGCAAGACCACGACAGTCGCAGCCGGGCTAGAGGCGAACAGCTGGGCCAGAGACATCCACGGTGTGCTGGGCGTGCATGAGGTCGGCCAATACCTCTGCCTCTGGCAAGCCATCGCCCACACAGAGCTCGCCACCGACAGCGATCGCCTCGTCTGGAAGTGGTCTCCAAACGGCGTCTACTCTGCGCAATCGTGTTACAGGGCCCTGTTCCATGGCTCGCTCCTTTCCCAGAGCTGCAAGCTAATTTGGAAGACTTGGGCGCCGCCGCGCGTCAAGTTTCACCATTGGCTTGCAGCACAGGACAGGTGCTGGACCGCTGACCGCCGGGCACGCCGGGGACTACAGCACCATGCCAAGTGCGTGCTCTGTGACCAGCTACCTGAGACGATGCACCACCTCACCATGACCTGCCCCTTCTCCCGGCAAGTTTGGCATGAGGTCCTGTCCTGGCTTAGACTGCCTTGTCAAGTGCCGAGCGGCGAGGCTAGCCTCACCGACTGGTGGATCGACACACAGAGACCTGCCGAAGCCGATGCGCAAGGGGCTCGCCACCGTCACCCTGCTGACCCCCTGGATGATCTGGAAGCACAGAAATGAGTGCGTCTTCGATAGGGCGAAACCCTCCGTGCAAAGCTTGCTTGACAAGACCAAGGATGAGGCCAGGCTGTGGGTTACCGCTGGGGCCAAGGGCCTAAGGGATGTATGGAAAAAACGCTGTGTTACATATGTAAACAAGACAATGAAAACAATCTGTGTGACTTAAGTTGTGGGGACGGAGCAGAAAAAGGGGACAGCAGAACATCAGCTAACATATGTAAACAAGATGATGAAAGAAACATACTCCAAGTTAGTATCAGTGTCTTTCCAGCATAAAGTAACTCTAGCTTAGTTCAACATTGACAGATTCCAGCAAAAAGTTACTACATTTTATCTTGAATGAAACAGTAATATGTAGTACATTGATGACAGTGAAATGAAACAGTAGACAATAGTATTAAGATGACAGTAATATGGAGTTCATTGATGCCTTCTTGGGTGTCTCCAACGCGTGACATGTGGATCAATCACATAAAACAGATTACTGTGGTTCAGAATCAGCAATAGTGTCATCACTAATATAGTTAATATAAGGAGAGTTTAATATACTTCTGAATATGCAGAGCAGTGTCAAGCTCAAAGAGCTGGCTTGGTTTAGACTCTCTACTACGATTTTTTCCCTGGAAGTATATTTAAAAAGCCATGCCAGAATGATACTAGTACATCCGTTCCAAAATAAGTGTCGCAACTTTGTCCAGATGTGGACGTATCTAAACGCATTTTAGCGTGCAGATACATCCGCATCTAGATAAAGTTGCAACGCTTATATTAAACAGAGAGAGTGTCTGTTAAGAAACTCCTACATGTAAAGAACAAAAGTAAAGGCTGTAAGATGTAGTCATACCAGGCAACTGAAATCCAACTAGAGGATGAAAGGTCAACGCTCTTAAGCGATGTCAATCCAAGAAAGCCCTGGGATAGTTCATTTACCTAGCGAAAGCAAACAATCCGGATAAGCTACTAGCAGAGATGACATAGAAATTCACCTTATGCATGTGTGGGGATCCTTCCATAAGGACAACCTCAAAGAACACATGTGATCTTGACATCTTCTCTTTGTCCTCATCATCACTCCAGAAGTCCATGCTATAGTCCTCACCAAAACACCTACAGGGAACAGAAAACTGGCTGGTTCAGTCTACATCCAGAAATCAACATGATGTCAAAAATTTTGCAATGGACCTAGGTGGAGTCAGGACTTTATTGGTGCATGGTTGTATGCCCGACAAGTATGTAGTATTGGATTACTTTGGTCCTCCATGGATCTGCAACGCAGCTCCCACCGTACACGCTCGACTTGTGGTACTTCTCCCAGAGGTCCACGAGGTTGAAGTACTCGACACTGGCCATCTCGGCACCGTGCCAACAGTCGGTCAACAACCAGCCATTCATCGTCTGGAGCAAAAGGAGCAGTATATCACTCTCAGACTAAGACATGAAATATTCATAGCCTACCTAGCTATATATAGATGTGGAAGCTCAAATACCACCCCCCGATGCCTGGAGGCACAAGAGAAGACAGAGAAAAGCATGTGCATGGTTTAATCACACCGAGGTGAATAATTTAATCTTACCAACAATTCTAATCCTCAGGGTAAGTTCCGCTGCATGAGATTGATTTCACTCTTAATAGAAGGAGCATATGACCGTGAGAAACAGAAGTTACACATGAGCATATTACTTCACTGTTCAAGACCAGTTTAGTCGTGATTATGACTTTGTACGCACACTCTTCGTCA
This region of Lolium perenne isolate Kyuss_39 chromosome 2, Kyuss_2.0, whole genome shotgun sequence genomic DNA includes:
- the LOC139836201 gene encoding uncharacterized protein isoform X1; the encoded protein is MYSLISLLEREKRFSHRYCHDSPVKLQLDTVFFLFTLHFSVNMITNFVSSTWNGIAGAGGCSDGQGSSSKDGGNVEKDAASDDEWLVVDRLLARCRDGQCRVLQPRGPLGEVPQVERVRWELRCRSMEDQSNPILHTCRAYNHAPIKCFGEDYSMDFWSDDEDKEKMSRSHVFFEVNELSQGFLGLTSLKSVDLSSSSWISVAWAGYGLTCAAC
- the LOC139836201 gene encoding uncharacterized protein isoform X2 — encoded protein: MLVPVGAVMAKAVPARMEEMLRKTRHQTMNGWLLTDCWHGAEMASVEYFNLVDLWEKYHKSSVYGGSCVADPWRTKVFW